A stretch of Fundicoccus culcitae DNA encodes these proteins:
- a CDS encoding SDR family NAD(P)-dependent oxidoreductase, which produces MAENIPKAVQQALLEIEQMDIKEEVADPYKIFITGSTTGVGLLAAKYLLKQGHHVVVHARNVGRAEDVRAVLGGELPVVIGDLAQTAEVKEMARALNQMGTFDVVIHNAGIGSSKDILLVNVLAPYILTCLMHKPQQLIYTSSDMHSGGSLRFNSILDGKGVSYSDSKLLLQTLASLLARRWQGKVLVNTVDPGWVPTRMSGGSAPDDLHQAYGSYIYLIEQMQQGAQPTGSYYYHSKLVKATPASADKLNQARLAEVLEEVTGVTLN; this is translated from the coding sequence ATGGCAGAGAATATTCCGAAAGCTGTTCAACAAGCCCTATTAGAGATTGAACAGATGGATATTAAAGAAGAAGTGGCAGATCCGTATAAGATTTTTATTACGGGATCAACGACGGGTGTTGGATTATTGGCGGCTAAGTATTTATTGAAACAAGGCCACCATGTCGTTGTCCATGCGCGTAATGTCGGGCGGGCGGAAGATGTGCGGGCTGTGTTAGGTGGAGAGCTTCCTGTTGTGATAGGGGATTTAGCCCAAACAGCAGAAGTCAAGGAAATGGCGCGGGCGTTGAATCAAATGGGAACATTTGATGTTGTCATCCATAATGCAGGTATTGGCAGTAGCAAAGATATTTTGTTGGTTAATGTTCTTGCGCCTTACATACTGACTTGTTTGATGCATAAACCGCAACAGTTGATTTATACGTCGTCTGACATGCATAGCGGGGGGAGTTTGCGGTTTAATTCGATTTTAGATGGGAAGGGTGTTTCCTACTCGGACAGTAAATTGTTATTACAGACATTGGCTAGTTTATTAGCTAGACGTTGGCAGGGGAAGGTGTTAGTCAATACGGTTGATCCCGGTTGGGTACCGACGCGAATGTCAGGTGGTTCTGCACCGGATGATTTGCATCAGGCGTATGGCTCCTATATCTATTTGATTGAGCAAATGCAGCAAGGTGCACAGCCAACGGGCAGCTATTATTACCATTCGAAGTTGGTGAAAGCTACCCCAGCCTCCGCCGATAAACTAAACCAAGCTCGGTTGGCGGAAGTGTTGGAAGAGGTAACGGGAGTGACGTTGAATTAG
- a CDS encoding bifunctional metallophosphatase/5'-nucleotidase yields MNPLLRLLVTGDLHAQYSKTRYHNTQTILNTAQAIETLRNKDSLPTITLDLGDFMQGSIFSTYSKDFLGDGGIFIKGMNAIGYDYQILGNHDFNEGANYYQKVFGQLNAKILAANILSKTTGEPAYGPPYDMIEVGGVKIGIIGLTTSIVPAWENPQNIAGLTFLDAFECLKKHMQSLRAQINILVVAYHGSLGDGSVEDIENQGLRMLNELEGIDILLTSHMHKNMNQFIGKSLVVQAGYGGEAVVEVLLNQDLTYSGQTYLTHIFAESERVRQDMEPEFSQVMQWKDAVVGELDLAMPYTDSFTSRLYGHPFLEMINQIQLYETQADFSATTLINDTFQTFTGPISNELLLEAFPFHNNIAKIALSGLDLKAALEHNFSYFHYQEGAIVAPNEREGERPSYLNYDIYSGLELGVDFSKAAGSRLMEVKDKRTQRAIVDDQVYTLALSQFRASGGRGYEAWFNVDRIQSISNASLLDLVRAFVKGDIKLDMASINQHYCQMAREP; encoded by the coding sequence ATGAACCCCCTATTAAGACTTTTAGTCACCGGCGACTTACATGCCCAATATTCAAAAACACGCTACCATAACACACAAACCATTTTAAACACTGCTCAAGCGATTGAAACCCTCAGAAACAAAGATTCCTTGCCAACCATCACCTTAGATTTAGGCGATTTTATGCAAGGATCCATCTTTTCAACCTACAGCAAAGATTTCTTAGGCGACGGTGGGATATTTATTAAAGGGATGAATGCCATCGGCTATGACTATCAGATCCTGGGCAACCATGATTTTAACGAAGGCGCAAATTACTATCAAAAGGTTTTTGGCCAGCTAAACGCCAAAATTCTTGCGGCCAATATTTTATCGAAAACAACCGGAGAGCCTGCTTATGGTCCTCCTTACGATATGATTGAAGTTGGCGGCGTTAAAATTGGTATAATTGGGCTGACTACGTCCATCGTTCCAGCTTGGGAAAATCCACAAAATATCGCTGGTCTAACTTTTTTGGATGCCTTTGAGTGTTTAAAAAAGCACATGCAAAGTTTACGTGCGCAAATCAATATCCTTGTGGTAGCCTACCATGGTAGCCTAGGTGATGGGAGTGTCGAGGATATTGAAAATCAAGGTTTACGGATGTTGAATGAATTAGAAGGTATTGATATTTTGTTGACGTCACATATGCACAAAAATATGAACCAGTTTATAGGTAAAAGCTTGGTCGTTCAAGCCGGTTATGGTGGCGAAGCCGTGGTTGAAGTTTTGCTTAATCAGGATTTAACTTATAGCGGCCAGACTTATCTGACGCATATTTTTGCTGAAAGTGAACGGGTCAGACAGGACATGGAACCTGAGTTTTCGCAAGTGATGCAATGGAAGGATGCGGTTGTCGGTGAGCTTGATTTAGCTATGCCTTACACTGACAGCTTTACCAGTCGCTTATATGGGCATCCCTTTTTAGAAATGATTAATCAAATACAACTGTATGAAACGCAGGCCGATTTTAGTGCGACCACCTTAATCAACGACACCTTTCAAACGTTCACGGGACCCATTAGCAATGAGTTGTTGTTAGAGGCCTTTCCTTTTCATAATAATATTGCAAAAATAGCTTTGTCGGGCTTGGATTTGAAAGCTGCCTTAGAACACAATTTTTCTTATTTTCACTATCAAGAAGGTGCAATTGTCGCGCCAAACGAAAGGGAAGGGGAAAGACCGTCGTATTTAAATTATGATATTTATTCGGGGTTAGAATTAGGGGTTGATTTTTCTAAAGCTGCCGGAAGTCGGTTGATGGAGGTGAAGGATAAACGGACGCAGCGTGCGATTGTGGATGATCAAGTCTACACACTGGCATTGTCGCAGTTTCGCGCTTCGGGTGGTCGTGGCTATGAAGCGTGGTTTAATGTGGACCGGATTCAATCGATTTCCAACGCTTCGCTGCTTGACCTTGTAAGGGCGTTTGTCAAAGGTGACATCAAGTTGGACATGGCGTCGATCAATCAGCATTATTGTCAGATGGCTAGAGAGCCGTGA
- a CDS encoding efflux RND transporter periplasmic adaptor subunit, with amino-acid sequence MKKRYYIIGIIVGVLIIALIVVQVSGIFNSPEVGNELAQTPTKGGEFGNFGGPNQPIFDEAGNQYYPTYTVFEQEPVSLSGVAQLNTDSSYFYNPDLGDIIAVHVVDQQTVKKGDPLYTYSKDNKELQYEIEDNFRAQTRLYNQRIELIDQLSELTSSYYNYQGDLLGSYWGEDGQLYYYVVETLGKGQGSGKGSNGVIGEPEPDPDPDPNNNGTEEPVDNSGAIDSLKDQIREVNTQIEDLEIAMSRLQDQEDGVILAQFDGKAYVNPDGKTNSGVPLVRIVSDDVSITGTVTEYEFFALGEDLPVNLFVNAENRDVPGTMIAYDRFPSTATSTDGDGNKSMGAGMTNYSTGSQYGFTIKPEDYIQPGFSVKIQVFLAGLSVPQEAIMEEGPGNAYVFVYRDGIAYKQTVQLKQQGLQRVVTSGLNSGDMVIYQPYELQDGQPIQIDQDYYQQMMDMQMGEDGGNIGAK; translated from the coding sequence TATTGGTATTATTGTAGGCGTTTTAATCATTGCCCTCATAGTTGTTCAAGTGAGTGGGATATTTAATTCACCGGAAGTTGGGAATGAGTTGGCGCAAACGCCGACAAAGGGAGGCGAATTTGGTAATTTTGGAGGACCGAATCAACCTATTTTTGATGAGGCGGGAAATCAATATTATCCGACTTATACGGTTTTTGAACAGGAACCTGTTAGTTTGAGCGGGGTGGCGCAACTAAATACGGACAGTAGTTATTTTTATAATCCGGATTTGGGTGATATTATTGCTGTGCATGTGGTGGACCAACAAACTGTGAAAAAAGGGGATCCTTTATACACTTATAGCAAAGACAACAAAGAACTCCAGTATGAAATTGAAGATAACTTTAGGGCGCAGACGCGCTTGTACAATCAGCGGATTGAGCTGATTGATCAGCTCAGTGAGCTTACATCAAGCTATTATAATTATCAGGGAGATTTATTAGGAAGTTATTGGGGTGAGGACGGGCAACTTTACTATTATGTGGTGGAGACGCTTGGCAAGGGGCAAGGCAGTGGCAAGGGGTCCAATGGAGTGATTGGCGAACCTGAACCGGACCCAGACCCTGATCCTAACAACAATGGGACGGAAGAACCAGTGGATAATAGTGGAGCCATTGACAGCTTGAAAGACCAGATTCGGGAGGTTAATACCCAAATTGAAGATTTAGAAATTGCGATGAGCCGGTTGCAAGACCAAGAAGATGGAGTTATTCTTGCGCAATTTGATGGGAAGGCGTATGTAAATCCTGATGGTAAGACCAATTCGGGGGTGCCTTTGGTTCGTATTGTGAGTGATGATGTTTCAATTACGGGCACAGTGACGGAGTATGAATTCTTTGCTTTAGGCGAGGATCTGCCGGTTAATTTATTTGTGAATGCGGAGAACCGTGATGTGCCGGGAACCATGATTGCCTATGACCGATTTCCGTCAACCGCCACATCGACGGATGGCGATGGCAATAAATCGATGGGTGCGGGGATGACGAATTATTCGACAGGTTCTCAATATGGTTTCACGATTAAGCCGGAAGACTATATTCAACCAGGTTTTTCCGTGAAAATTCAAGTGTTTCTTGCAGGCCTTTCCGTTCCCCAAGAAGCTATCATGGAAGAAGGGCCAGGCAATGCCTATGTTTTTGTTTACCGAGATGGCATTGCGTATAAACAAACGGTTCAACTGAAGCAACAAGGATTGCAACGTGTGGTGACTTCGGGCTTGAATTCGGGGGATATGGTCATTTACCAACCTTATGAATTGCAAGACGGCCAGCCTATCCAAATCGATCAAGACTACTATCAACAAATGATGGATATGCAGATGGGTGAGGATGGTGGCAATATTGGCGCAAAATGA
- a CDS encoding lipoate--protein ligase, giving the protein MIFVDNGNNYDASVNIALETYLVENRLVDEPILLFYINEPSIIIGRNQNTIEEVNQPYIEEHGIQVVRRMSGGGAVYHDLGNFSFCFIKDDDGTFRDFQSFTKPVIEALHKMGATEAELQGRNDLLIDGKKFSGNAMYAKDGRMTAHGTILFDSDLDEVNNALKPRKEKIESKGIKSVRSRVTNIKPYVNDEYKNLSTEEFRDRILLEIFGVETREEVPEFKLTDEIWEGVMKLREERMGNWDWNYGQSPKFDINESHKFPFGFVDFRINVDHGKITSAKIYGDFFGLGDIADVENQLVGVRFDKQAMIDALNELDLNKYIGNVTAEEFVRELFE; this is encoded by the coding sequence ATGATTTTTGTGGATAATGGAAATAATTACGATGCCTCGGTCAACATTGCTTTAGAAACTTATTTGGTTGAAAATCGTTTAGTCGACGAGCCAATTTTGTTGTTCTATATTAATGAACCGTCAATTATTATTGGGCGTAACCAAAATACGATTGAAGAAGTGAACCAACCTTACATCGAAGAACACGGTATTCAAGTCGTGCGTCGGATGTCAGGTGGTGGTGCGGTGTATCACGATTTAGGTAATTTCTCATTTTGTTTCATTAAAGATGATGACGGTACCTTCCGCGATTTCCAAAGTTTTACTAAACCTGTAATTGAAGCCTTACATAAAATGGGCGCGACCGAAGCGGAATTACAAGGTCGTAACGACTTGTTAATCGACGGCAAGAAATTTAGCGGGAACGCTATGTACGCTAAAGACGGTCGTATGACCGCCCATGGAACGATTTTGTTTGATTCTGACTTGGATGAGGTTAATAACGCTTTAAAACCACGTAAAGAAAAGATTGAATCTAAGGGTATCAAGTCCGTGCGCTCACGGGTAACCAATATCAAGCCTTACGTGAACGATGAATATAAAAACTTAAGCACGGAAGAATTCCGCGACCGCATCTTATTAGAAATCTTTGGAGTTGAAACGCGTGAAGAAGTGCCAGAATTCAAACTTACGGATGAAATCTGGGAAGGCGTGATGAAGTTACGGGAAGAGCGTATGGGTAATTGGGATTGGAACTATGGTCAATCACCTAAGTTCGATATTAACGAAAGCCACAAATTCCCATTCGGTTTTGTAGACTTCCGTATTAACGTGGACCATGGTAAAATTACTTCAGCTAAAATCTACGGCGATTTCTTTGGCCTAGGCGATATTGCTGATGTGGAAAACCAATTAGTTGGCGTGCGATTTGATAAACAAGCCATGATTGATGCTTTGAATGAACTAGACCTTAATAAATACATCGGCAACGTGACTGCTGAAGAATTTGTTAGAGAATTATTTGAATAA
- a CDS encoding extracellular solute-binding protein, which translates to MKKVKLSLVAVAVVLLSFVSRSVNVAAQDKVQVTFWHAMNAHNQEMITSLVEEFNQSQDSIEVIEQNQGDNNALHQSIMASGVSQTLPTMGQIIAANQAEYATNGLLLPLEGLLTEANNFPAALYDDIYAGFIPEGTFEGELYGMPFNKSVRVIYVNNTLLDEIGAEVPTTWEDIRQVGVMLEEQGYDIPALGVENSLNTELESMARSNGATWIAEDLSAVDMSSEKASEPLYFLQELINAGYARTAGEDGFMSTPFGNGASVFYYGSSAGLAYFLPVAQENGYAISAIEAPAFGDEKAAILFGNNISLFQGSSEEEQAAAVEFLAFLLQAENTARWAINSGYLPITRAGVETELYQNHLAENPILEAATNTLEYATSSPAYPGQSEVYSELEMGIENVLVTGADPAEMLASVEAIAKAALGLE; encoded by the coding sequence TTGAAGAAGGTTAAATTATCTTTAGTTGCTGTTGCTGTTGTCTTGTTATCGTTTGTTAGTAGGTCGGTCAATGTAGCCGCTCAAGACAAGGTTCAAGTGACTTTTTGGCACGCCATGAATGCCCATAATCAAGAAATGATTACAAGTTTGGTTGAGGAATTCAATCAATCGCAAGATAGCATCGAAGTCATCGAACAAAATCAAGGCGACAACAATGCTTTGCACCAATCCATTATGGCGTCAGGTGTTTCACAAACTTTACCAACCATGGGCCAAATTATTGCAGCCAATCAAGCCGAATATGCCACCAATGGCTTATTGTTACCCTTAGAAGGCCTACTAACGGAAGCGAATAACTTCCCAGCGGCTTTATATGACGATATTTATGCTGGTTTTATTCCTGAAGGGACGTTTGAAGGTGAATTATATGGTATGCCTTTTAATAAATCTGTCCGTGTTATTTATGTTAATAACACCTTACTAGACGAAATTGGCGCCGAGGTTCCCACAACATGGGAAGATATTCGCCAAGTCGGTGTGATGTTAGAAGAACAAGGGTATGACATCCCAGCTTTAGGGGTTGAAAACTCATTAAATACCGAATTAGAGTCGATGGCCAGAAGTAATGGCGCAACCTGGATTGCTGAAGATCTTTCAGCCGTGGATATGTCTTCTGAAAAAGCCAGCGAACCCCTTTATTTCTTACAAGAACTAATCAATGCCGGTTATGCGCGGACAGCTGGTGAAGACGGCTTTATGTCAACGCCGTTTGGTAATGGCGCGTCCGTTTTTTACTACGGATCATCCGCTGGTTTAGCCTATTTCCTACCTGTTGCTCAAGAAAACGGTTATGCAATTTCGGCGATTGAAGCTCCAGCCTTTGGCGATGAAAAAGCCGCGATTTTATTTGGAAACAACATCAGCCTTTTCCAAGGTTCGAGTGAAGAAGAGCAAGCCGCAGCCGTTGAATTTTTAGCCTTCCTGTTGCAAGCAGAAAACACCGCACGTTGGGCCATCAATTCGGGTTACCTACCGATCACTCGAGCAGGAGTTGAGACGGAGCTCTATCAAAACCATTTAGCTGAAAACCCGATTTTGGAGGCCGCCACCAACACCCTGGAGTATGCCACTTCATCGCCTGCCTATCCAGGTCAAAGTGAAGTCTACTCCGAGCTAGAAATGGGGATTGAAAATGTTTTGGTCACCGGCGCTGACCCCGCTGAAATGCTCGCCAGCGTTGAAGCCATTGCTAAAGCAGCCCTCGGTTTAGAATAA
- a CDS encoding ABC transporter ATP-binding protein has translation MVAILAQNDALIQLKNVNKYYQMGEQKLHVLKNIHLAFYANEFISIMGPSGSGKSTLVNIVGMLDNRFEGEYLLEGQAIETLSDNALSHRRNQMVGFVFQDFNLIMNMSVKENVRLPLIYHGMSGRMTQAPVEEILDKLEILDKMNHKPTELSGGQRQRVAIARALVNRPRFIIADEPTGALDTQTSRVIMDILAKMHQDEGVTVLLVTHDPSLQAYATRHVRIVDGQIREDKQTEANHTMIEAPTPISLSEKG, from the coding sequence ATGGTGGCAATATTGGCGCAAAATGATGCCTTAATTCAACTAAAAAACGTAAATAAGTATTACCAAATGGGTGAACAAAAACTGCATGTTTTAAAAAATATCCATTTAGCATTTTACGCCAATGAATTCATTTCGATTATGGGACCTTCCGGATCGGGAAAATCCACTTTAGTAAATATCGTTGGTATGCTCGATAACCGTTTTGAAGGGGAATATTTATTAGAAGGGCAAGCGATTGAAACCTTAAGCGACAATGCTTTGTCGCACCGACGCAACCAGATGGTAGGCTTTGTTTTTCAAGATTTTAATTTGATTATGAATATGTCCGTCAAGGAAAATGTGCGTTTGCCCTTAATTTATCATGGGATGTCGGGGCGGATGACGCAAGCGCCAGTTGAAGAAATTCTGGACAAGTTGGAGATTTTGGATAAAATGAATCATAAACCGACAGAATTGTCGGGTGGGCAACGGCAACGGGTGGCCATTGCGAGGGCGCTGGTGAATCGACCGCGCTTTATTATTGCGGATGAGCCGACCGGAGCGTTAGATACTCAAACGAGCCGGGTGATTATGGATATTTTGGCAAAAATGCATCAAGATGAAGGGGTGACGGTTTTACTAGTGACCCATGATCCCAGCCTTCAAGCTTACGCCACGCGGCATGTAAGGATTGTTGATGGACAAATTCGCGAAGATAAACAAACAGAGGCTAACCATACCATGATAGAAGCACCAACGCCCATCAGCCTTAGCGAAAAGGGGTGA
- a CDS encoding serine hydrolase domain-containing protein, which translates to MKKYHFLYCLLILCLVIPTSAFAQDNTLPSGVSDADIGPVIENYMAEHEDTTAAVSLTLFRGDDLIYENYHGLMNREDGTDTTQESVYEWGSVAKLLVWVSVMQLWEQDLVDLDTHIKTYLPEEFASQLDYDHPITLTHLMNHNAGFEDAVFQMSAATEAEIIPLEEALLVTQPDQIYLPGEVVSYSNWSTSLAAFIVEQVSGQAFADYVHEHIFQPLGMEQTGLRGDYSDNLWVKEQLLSNQGYDANLEPLNDGLFYLNLYPAGAAAGTIGDLTTFIQALIPGADGWRYLFERKETLAEMLTPTLTYPGTDIDYVNHGMWSHEFAVQALGHGGNTNMYSSYVLFDPVSQVGLVIMTNQGSETVYNYGLPALVFGEIGAMVANEERTDLGRMTGLYYAARTIRTGIANMYTLSTLSPLFLIDDHHLGANFMGLASVSYEEIAPNTLRSKMQLGAIELVSLSRFSEKNGQKRVSGSFGETLEADRVVWIQTIVVALFLVAVLASLLVLVVKLIAWLVRKIAGRPLAATPLRKYQALLAVSLILQALNIFWVANKMASYEAPVSSLYINIAASILLALVPLGFVVVLMRHWSSLNGHPWRKVGYTLFMLLGLTMTILVVVLEMYYV; encoded by the coding sequence ATGAAAAAATATCACTTTTTATATTGCTTGCTTATACTCTGTTTAGTCATTCCAACATCCGCCTTTGCACAAGACAATACACTACCCTCAGGGGTTTCTGATGCTGACATCGGCCCCGTCATTGAAAATTATATGGCTGAACATGAAGACACGACGGCAGCTGTTTCGCTAACGCTTTTTCGCGGAGATGACCTGATTTATGAAAACTATCACGGTTTAATGAATCGAGAAGATGGGACCGATACAACTCAAGAGAGTGTTTATGAATGGGGCTCGGTGGCTAAACTCTTAGTTTGGGTCAGTGTGATGCAATTATGGGAACAAGATTTAGTCGACTTAGACACCCATATTAAAACTTATTTACCGGAAGAATTTGCTAGTCAATTAGATTACGACCATCCAATCACGTTGACCCATTTAATGAACCATAATGCTGGCTTTGAAGATGCTGTTTTTCAAATGAGTGCTGCAACCGAAGCGGAAATCATCCCCTTAGAAGAAGCTCTTTTAGTCACCCAGCCCGATCAAATTTACTTACCGGGTGAGGTTGTATCTTATTCCAATTGGTCCACGTCTTTAGCGGCTTTTATTGTTGAACAAGTGAGTGGTCAAGCCTTTGCTGATTATGTACATGAGCATATTTTCCAACCTTTGGGAATGGAACAAACGGGTTTAAGAGGCGATTACTCCGACAATTTATGGGTGAAGGAACAGTTGTTGAGCAACCAAGGTTACGATGCTAATTTAGAACCGCTGAACGACGGCTTATTTTATCTGAATTTATACCCGGCTGGCGCTGCGGCAGGAACAATCGGGGATTTAACAACCTTCATTCAAGCCTTAATTCCAGGGGCTGATGGTTGGCGATATTTATTTGAAAGAAAAGAAACCTTGGCCGAGATGTTAACGCCGACCTTAACTTATCCCGGAACGGACATTGATTACGTTAATCACGGCATGTGGTCGCATGAATTTGCGGTGCAGGCTTTGGGGCACGGCGGAAATACCAATATGTACTCGTCCTATGTGTTGTTTGATCCGGTCTCACAAGTGGGGCTGGTCATTATGACCAATCAAGGCAGCGAAACCGTGTATAATTATGGGTTGCCAGCTTTGGTATTTGGCGAAATAGGCGCAATGGTGGCCAACGAGGAGCGGACCGATTTAGGCCGGATGACGGGTTTATATTATGCCGCCCGCACGATTCGCACCGGTATCGCGAATATGTACACCTTATCAACTTTGTCACCGTTATTTCTGATTGACGACCATCATTTAGGCGCTAATTTTATGGGTCTCGCCAGCGTGTCCTATGAAGAAATTGCGCCGAATACCTTGCGGTCTAAAATGCAACTGGGCGCTATCGAATTAGTTAGCTTGAGCCGTTTTTCAGAAAAAAATGGCCAGAAAAGAGTCTCAGGCTCATTTGGCGAAACGCTAGAGGCCGACCGGGTAGTTTGGATTCAAACCATTGTCGTGGCGCTGTTTTTGGTGGCTGTCTTGGCGTCCCTACTTGTTTTAGTCGTTAAACTCATCGCTTGGCTCGTCCGCAAAATCGCCGGCCGACCGCTAGCCGCCACGCCGCTCCGAAAATACCAAGCCCTTTTAGCCGTCAGCCTTATCCTGCAAGCCCTCAACATTTTCTGGGTCGCCAACAAAATGGCCTCCTACGAAGCCCCCGTCTCATCCCTTTATATAAATATCGCTGCGAGTATCCTGCTTGCACTCGTGCCACTCGGCTTTGTTGTCGTCTTGATGCGCCACTGGTCTTCCTTAAATGGCCATCCTTGGCGGAAAGTCGGTTATACCCTTTTTATGCTTTTGGGCTTGACGATGACCATTTTAGTCGTGGTGTTGGAGATGTATTATGTGTAA
- a CDS encoding ABC transporter permease, with the protein MMFLEVFKSAFVTLSLNKRRTFLTMFGIIIGIAAVITILSLGNGFEQQTLNELARDEQGRPNQNFYFRVQGENIDFETLNPFSDELLAGLEETFPFVDEVSTDAEMMMDFGQSMTVQHAGSENYYQVEIATESNYQILAGRNLSQMDSDYQNHYIMIDEMLAAEIFNGVENALHRSLNLDGREYTIVGVYQSPPLTEEQAQAMSMGWYDFTQIVFPEGTYIQLYPSNYYNFNIYVYYTHETDMRQANLEVAQYLQDNGVDETQGVYEYYDSTEMMEQVSQQLRMITYFISAVAGISLFIAGVGVMNMMYISVSERVKEIGIRRAIGATQSNIQWQFLLEGITITTFGGLIGYGLGVAAAFAIANFLPFDAVLDVGSALVSVFVSVGIGIVFSVFPARSAARKNVVEILR; encoded by the coding sequence ATGATGTTTTTGGAAGTGTTCAAATCAGCCTTTGTCACCTTAAGCCTCAATAAGCGGCGAACCTTTTTAACCATGTTTGGGATTATCATTGGGATTGCTGCGGTTATTACGATCTTGAGTTTAGGTAATGGGTTTGAGCAACAAACCTTGAATGAACTCGCTCGTGATGAACAAGGTCGGCCTAACCAAAATTTCTACTTTAGGGTGCAGGGGGAGAACATCGATTTTGAGACGCTCAATCCATTCAGTGATGAACTCTTGGCAGGCTTGGAAGAGACCTTTCCCTTTGTCGATGAGGTGTCAACCGATGCGGAGATGATGATGGATTTTGGTCAATCGATGACTGTTCAACATGCAGGCAGCGAAAATTATTATCAAGTTGAAATTGCGACGGAAAGTAATTATCAAATACTAGCGGGTCGTAATTTAAGCCAAATGGATTCGGATTATCAAAATCATTATATTATGATTGACGAAATGCTAGCAGCAGAGATATTTAATGGGGTGGAAAATGCGCTCCATCGTTCGTTAAATTTGGATGGCCGCGAGTATACGATTGTGGGGGTTTATCAATCGCCGCCGCTGACAGAAGAACAAGCCCAGGCTATGAGTATGGGCTGGTATGATTTCACGCAAATTGTTTTTCCGGAGGGGACCTACATTCAGCTGTATCCGTCGAATTATTATAATTTTAATATTTACGTTTACTATACGCATGAAACGGATATGCGCCAAGCCAACCTTGAGGTGGCGCAATATCTGCAGGATAACGGCGTTGACGAGACGCAAGGGGTTTATGAATATTACGATTCCACGGAAATGATGGAGCAAGTTTCGCAGCAACTGCGGATGATTACGTATTTTATTTCGGCTGTTGCGGGGATTTCGCTATTTATCGCCGGCGTTGGCGTGATGAACATGATGTACATTTCGGTGTCTGAACGCGTCAAAGAAATTGGTATTCGGCGTGCGATTGGCGCGACGCAAAGTAATATTCAATGGCAGTTTCTTTTGGAAGGGATCACGATTACCACCTTCGGCGGCTTGATTGGCTACGGCTTAGGGGTCGCTGCCGCCTTTGCGATTGCCAACTTCCTGCCCTTTGACGCTGTGCTTGACGTGGGTTCAGCCCTCGTCAGCGTCTTTGTGTCGGTCGGCATCGGCATTGTCTTCAGCGTTTTCCCAGCCCGTTCCGCCGCCCGCAAAAACGTCGTTGAAATCCTTCGTTAA